One window of the Oceanicoccus sp. KOV_DT_Chl genome contains the following:
- the lipA gene encoding lipoyl synthase, whose product MESESGASVTKNAKVRPQPKKVVQGEKLRGAEKVARIPVKVIPTVELPKKPDWIRVKLPASPEIDRIKKTLRKHKLASVCEEAQCPNLGECFSGGTATFMIMGEICTRRCPFCDVAHGRPNALDEGEPVQLATAIADMGLKYVVVTSVDRDDLKDGGAQHFADCIRETRILNPDIRIEILVPDFRGRMDIALDILADESPDVFNHNLESVPSLYKKIRPGSDYQWSLDLLKKYKERRPDVLTKSGLMLGLGETAEELIQVMRDMRAHDIDMITMGQYLQPSRDHLAVERFVTPEEFDEFGRIAEELGFKSVASGPLVRSSYHADKQVDLSLLR is encoded by the coding sequence ATGGAAAGTGAAAGTGGTGCTTCAGTGACTAAGAATGCCAAAGTCAGGCCGCAACCGAAAAAAGTGGTGCAAGGTGAAAAGCTGCGTGGCGCTGAAAAAGTTGCCCGTATTCCGGTAAAAGTCATCCCAACTGTGGAGTTGCCGAAAAAGCCTGATTGGATCCGGGTTAAATTACCGGCCAGCCCTGAAATCGACCGTATTAAAAAGACACTGCGTAAACATAAATTAGCCTCAGTCTGTGAGGAGGCGCAATGCCCTAACCTGGGTGAGTGTTTTAGTGGTGGTACAGCGACCTTTATGATTATGGGGGAGATTTGTACCCGCCGCTGCCCTTTTTGCGATGTGGCTCATGGCCGCCCCAACGCGTTGGATGAGGGTGAACCGGTCCAGCTCGCCACTGCGATTGCGGATATGGGCTTGAAATATGTAGTGGTGACCTCGGTTGATCGCGATGATTTAAAAGATGGCGGTGCCCAACATTTTGCCGATTGTATTCGTGAAACCCGTATCCTTAATCCCGATATTCGGATTGAAATTCTCGTTCCTGATTTTCGCGGGCGCATGGATATCGCACTTGATATTTTGGCGGATGAATCCCCGGACGTGTTTAATCACAACCTGGAATCAGTGCCCAGCCTCTACAAGAAGATTCGCCCTGGCTCGGATTATCAGTGGTCACTCGACTTGTTGAAGAAATACAAAGAGCGTCGCCCCGATGTGCTGACCAAGTCCGGCTTGATGCTGGGTTTGGGGGAGACCGCTGAGGAGTTGATTCAGGTGATGCGTGATATGCGCGCGCATGACATCGATATGATTACCATGGGGCAATATCTACAGCCCAGCCGTGATCATCTGGCGGTGGAGCGATTTGTCACCCCGGAAGAATTTGATGAGTTTGGCCGTATTGCTGAAGAATTAGGCTTCAAGTCGGTTGCGAGTGGACCGTTGGTGCGCTCATCCTACCATGCTGATAAGCAGGTTGATCTCAGTCTGCTGCGCTAA
- the lipB gene encoding lipoyl(octanoyl) transferase LipB codes for MSDITSHLIVRHLGLADYVPVWQAMQNFTDQRNADSHDEMWLLQHNPVFTQGQAGKAEHLLATGDIPVIPVDRGGQVTYHGPGQLVGYLLIDLKRRKLGVRELVTAIENAIVSVLAQYQIAASPRADAPGVYVLAANGTPDAKIAQLGLRVRKGCSFHGLSLNVAMDMEPFLRINPCGHAGMAVTSMQLQQGVAPSIDELSAQLVGQLMADLGYTARQDVSDGHVPSSIKSE; via the coding sequence ATGTCAGATATCACTTCACACTTAATTGTTCGCCACTTGGGTCTTGCTGATTACGTACCTGTTTGGCAAGCCATGCAAAACTTTACCGATCAACGTAATGCCGACAGCCATGATGAGATGTGGTTGTTACAGCATAATCCGGTATTTACCCAAGGGCAGGCTGGGAAAGCTGAGCATTTGTTAGCAACCGGGGATATCCCGGTTATTCCGGTGGATCGGGGTGGGCAAGTGACATACCACGGCCCCGGTCAATTAGTCGGGTACCTGTTGATTGATCTCAAACGCCGTAAGTTGGGGGTGCGAGAGTTGGTCACTGCCATAGAAAACGCCATTGTTAGTGTGTTGGCGCAGTATCAGATTGCCGCCAGTCCGCGAGCGGATGCACCCGGTGTTTATGTGTTAGCCGCAAATGGTACGCCGGATGCCAAGATCGCCCAGCTGGGCTTGCGGGTGCGCAAGGGCTGTAGTTTCCATGGTTTAAGCCTCAATGTGGCGATGGATATGGAGCCCTTTTTACGTATTAACCCCTGTGGTCATGCGGGCATGGCGGTCACTAGCATGCAATTGCAGCAGGGTGTAGCGCCGTCAATTGATGAGTTAAGTGCACAGTTGGTAGGCCAATTAATGGCGGATCTCGGGTATACTGCGCGCCAAGACGTGAGTGATGGCCATGTGCCTTCGAGTATCAAGAGTGAGTAA
- a CDS encoding YbeD family protein, producing the protein MLIRGDGKRASDGEPPKIEFPCEYPIKIMGRQSETFREVVLAVMRKHAGDIAESNIKERPSGKGTFISITVTIVATGQTQLEAIFEDLKATGQVQMVL; encoded by the coding sequence GTGTTAATTCGTGGCGATGGCAAAAGAGCCAGTGACGGTGAACCACCAAAAATTGAATTTCCCTGCGAGTACCCCATTAAAATTATGGGGCGGCAGTCCGAGACTTTTCGCGAGGTGGTATTAGCGGTGATGCGTAAACATGCCGGTGACATCGCTGAATCCAATATCAAAGAGCGTCCTAGTGGCAAAGGGACGTTTATCTCTATTACCGTCACCATAGTGGCAACCGGACAAACACAGCTGGAAGCTATATTTGAAGATTTAAAAGCTACTGGCCAGGTGCAGATGGTACTGTAA
- a CDS encoding D-alanyl-D-alanine carboxypeptidase family protein — MRNFFVVCFILFLPAAIAAPAIIPAPPAINGSGYILIDANSGKVITEKNADERLPPASLTKLMTSYVLSYELEQGNVANSDLVTISKNAWAQNPIFAGSSLMWIEVGKQVTLGDLHRGVVISSGNDATVAVAEHLAGSELAFADVMNQHAQTLGMTNSHFVNSHGLPDPDHYMTARDLATLSKAILKYPDEYALYSEPDYTYNNIRQTNRNRLLWKDDSVDGLKTGYTKEAGYCLVTSAERNGMRLVSVVMGANSQSGREKETQKLLAYGFRYFETHQLYSTGDELAETKLWAGSKDLFKLGVERDIHLTIPRGQHKEIKAVMNLNEVIKAPVTKGKEYGELVITLQGEELLREPLLALESVEAGGFFKRLWDAVALFFSQLLEF, encoded by the coding sequence ATGCGTAATTTTTTTGTTGTTTGTTTTATCTTGTTTCTACCAGCAGCTATCGCGGCTCCTGCGATTATTCCAGCACCTCCCGCCATTAATGGCAGTGGTTATATTCTGATCGATGCCAATAGCGGTAAGGTCATTACCGAAAAGAATGCTGATGAGCGTTTACCTCCCGCTAGTTTGACCAAACTAATGACGAGCTATGTGCTTTCCTATGAGCTGGAGCAGGGCAACGTAGCCAATAGTGATTTAGTCACCATTAGTAAAAATGCCTGGGCGCAAAACCCGATTTTTGCTGGTTCGTCGTTAATGTGGATTGAAGTTGGCAAGCAAGTCACCTTAGGTGATTTACACAGGGGTGTGGTGATTTCATCAGGTAACGATGCCACGGTCGCCGTGGCCGAACATTTAGCCGGTAGTGAGTTGGCCTTTGCTGACGTGATGAATCAGCATGCGCAGACCTTGGGTATGACCAATTCTCATTTTGTGAATTCCCATGGATTACCCGATCCTGATCACTATATGACGGCTAGAGATTTAGCGACATTGTCAAAAGCAATACTGAAATATCCGGACGAATACGCCTTATATAGTGAGCCTGACTACACCTATAATAATATTCGTCAGACCAATCGCAACCGGTTATTGTGGAAAGATGACAGTGTAGATGGTTTAAAAACGGGCTATACCAAAGAGGCGGGTTACTGCTTGGTGACCTCTGCTGAGCGCAATGGTATGCGTTTGGTTTCAGTCGTTATGGGCGCAAACAGCCAGAGTGGCCGAGAAAAAGAAACGCAAAAACTGTTGGCTTATGGTTTTCGTTATTTTGAAACCCATCAATTGTATTCGACGGGTGACGAGTTAGCTGAAACAAAACTGTGGGCGGGCAGCAAGGATCTGTTTAAATTGGGCGTTGAGCGGGATATTCACTTAACGATTCCCCGTGGTCAGCATAAAGAAATCAAAGCGGTAATGAATCTCAACGAAGTGATTAAAGCGCCAGTCACCAAAGGTAAAGAATACGGCGAATTGGTGATAACGTTACAGGGCGAAGAATTACTGCGTGAACCACTACTAGCTTTAGAGTCTGTTGAAGCTGGAGGTTTTTTCAAGCGTCTTTGGGATGCAGTTGCGCTATTCTTTAGTCAATTACTGGAGTTCTAA